In Oryza sativa Japonica Group chromosome 2, ASM3414082v1, the following are encoded in one genomic region:
- the LOC4330000 gene encoding two-component response regulator-like PRR1, protein MVGAGEGDRVGGGAAVGGGQQFVDRSKVRILLCDSDPSSSREVLRLLCNCSYQVTCAKSPRQVINVLNCEAGEIDIILAEVDLPVSKCFKMLKYIARNKELRHIPIIMMSNRDEVSVVVKCLRLGAAEYLVKPLRMNELLNLWTHVWRRRRMLGLSEKNFFNDNFELALSEPSDANTNSTTLLSDDTDDKPKENINQETSTSNQHEYESNPSDAEPKQKGTPEGLLVSTEGGDQASSPGVMFSRPIKTNLRVAESSAFLAYVKSSTPTTSSFDSELQKGGNRLDSSDHRGNFSSTTDRSDTGTDVNIRDKEAFEMPVQYPVVCFSSSNLHLERSNEGQNDASGTPPVYHFPFYYPGMMDHGMTHPPVQNFQGNINNAQVHTPQTLLPQYNVYPQCHGVSMMPPFQYNPAGMSIQSNQLPTQNMWPQASSTPMPEETCSRSERRAAALAKFRLKRKERCFDKKVRYVNRKKLAETRPRVRGQFVRQANYTDITSTGDDISEDEDDDPSSREVEMVSSPE, encoded by the exons ATGGtgggcgccggcgagggggatCGCgttggcggcggggcggcggtaGGGGGAGGGCAGCAGTTCGTGGACCGGAGCAAGGTGAGGATTCTGCTCTGCGACAGCGACCCAAGTAGCTCACGGGAGGTGCTCCGCCTCCTCTGCAACTGCTCATACCAAG tGACTTGCGCCAAGTCTCCGAGGCAGGTGATCAACGTACTCAACTGCGAGGCGGGGGAGATCGACATCATCTTGGCCGAGGTCGATCTGCCCGTCTCCAAGTGCTTCAAGATGCTCAAATACATCGCCAGGAACAAGGAATTGCGCCACATCCCCATCATAA TGATGTCCAACAGAGACGAGGTCTCTGTTGTTGTCAAGTGCTTGCGTCTCGGGGCAGCCGAGTACCTGGTCAAGCCACTGCGCATGAACGAGCTGCTGAACCTCTGGACCCATGtgtggcggcgaaggcggatG CTTGGTTTGTCGGAGAAAAACTTCTTCAATGACAATTTCGAGTTGGCGTTATCGGAACCTAGTGACGCCAATACCAACAGCACCACTCTTCTCTCGGATGACACAGATGATAAGCCAAAAGAAAACATTAATCAAGAAACAAGCACCTCGAATCAACATGAATATGAG TCTAATCCTTCTGATGCTGAGCCTAAACAAAAAGGCACACCAGAGGGTTTACTAGTCTCTACTGAAGGCGGCGACCAAGCTT CATCTCCCGGAGTAATGTTTTCACGTCCAATAAAGACTAACTTGAGGGTTGCTGAGTCTTCTGCTTTTCTAGCTTATGTTAAGTCAAGCACCCCAACTACCAGCTCATTTGACAGCGAACTACAAAAAGGTGGAAATCGGTTAGACTCTTCGGATCACAGGGGTAATTTCTCTAGTACAACTGACAGAAGTGACACTGGCACTGATGTAAATATTCGGGATAAAGAAGCCTTTGAGATGCCAGTGCAATACCCTGTGGTATGCTTTTCTTCCTCTAACTTGCATCTGGAGCGAAGCAATGAAGGCCAAAATGATGCTTCAGGAACTCCTCCTGTATATCATTTTCCCTTTTATTACCCAGGGATGATGGACCACGGTATGACACATCCTCCGGTGCAAAATTTCCAAGGGAACATAAACAACGCTCAAGTGCATACACCACAAACGTTGCTCCCTCAGTATAATGTTTATCCCCAATGTCATGGTGTATCTATGATGCCACCATTTCAGTATAATCCTGCTGGTATGAGCATTCAATCAAATCAACTGCCAACACAAAATATGTGGCCACAGGCATCAAGCACACCAATGCCCGAGGAAACATGTAGTCGGTCTGAACGGAGAGCTGCAGCACTTGCCAAATTCAGGCTGAAAAGGAAGGAACGTTGTTTTGACAAGAAGGTGAGGTACGTGAATAGGAAGAAACTTGCTGAAACAAGGCCGAGGGTGCGAGGGCAATTTGTTAGACAGGCAAACTATACAGATATAACCAGCACTGGAGATGATATctcagaagatgaagatgatgatccATCCTCCAGGGAGGTAGAGATGGTTTCTTCTCCAGAGTAG
- the LOC9269830 gene encoding H/ACA ribonucleoprotein complex subunit 3-like protein: MYLQYYINEKGDKVYTTKKESPLGVPTQSAHPARFSPDDKYSRQRYLLKKRFGLLPTQKPAPKY, from the exons ATGTATCTCCAGTACTACATCAACGAGAAGGGGGACAAGGTGTACACCACCAAG AAGGAATCTCCTCTCGGTGTTCCCACGCAGTCTGCTCACCCAG CTCGCTTCTCTCCAGATGACAAGTACTCACGCCAGAGATACCTGTTGAAGAAGAGATTCGGGTTGCTGCCAACCCAAAAGCCAGCACCAAAGTACTGA
- the LOC4330001 gene encoding transcription factor MYB57 → MEGQQFAWGREEGGWRKGPWTAQEDKLLVEYVRQHGEGRWNSVAKITGLKRSGKSCRLRWVNYLRPDLKRGKITPQEESVILELHALWGNRWSTIARSLPGRTDNEIKNYWRTHFKKGKPSKNIERARARFLKQRREMQQQSQLMQTGQQQQLGQDDDATSAVVDDNLAEVAPPAATSLTHDGELQIMQEMAPDMDDLLYYHPGDMSPYSYDDLLGSGGGECGAVAASAGAAASTSEGSSEELDGGAATWGSLWNLDDVVHDMMIDCAAGAGCCWGSFPPLQDKGLAFY, encoded by the exons ATGGAAGGGCAGCAGTTCGCttggggaagggaggagggagggtggAGGAAAGGGCCATGGACAGCGCAGGAAGACAAGCTGCTGGTTGAGTACGTGAGGCAGCACGGCGAAGGGAGGTGGAATTCTGTCGCCAAGATCACAG GTCTGAAGAGAAGTGGCAAGAGCTGCAGGCTTCGTTGGGTGAACTACCTGAGACCTGACCTCAAGCGAGGCAAGATCACGCCACAGGAGGAGAGCGTCATACTCGAGCTTCATGCCTTGTGGGGAAACAG GTGGTCGACGATCGCGCGTAGCCTGCCTGGCAGGACGGACAACGAGATCAAGAACTACTGGAGGACGCACTTCAAGAAGGGCAAGCCGTCCAAGAACATCGAGCGCGCGAGGGCTCGGTTCCTGAAGCAGCGCCGCGAGATGCAGCAGCAGAGCCAGCTGATGCAAAccggccagcagcagcagctcggcCAAGACGACGACGCCACCAGCGCGGTGGTGGACGACAACCTTGCGGAGGTCGCGCCACCAGCCGCCACCTCGCTGACCCACGACGGCGAGCTCCAGATAATGCAGGAGATGGCGCCGGACATGGACGACCTGCTGTACTACCACCCGGGAGACATGTCGCCCTATTCCTACGACGACCtcctcggcagcggcggcggcgagtgcggCGCCGTGGCGGCCAGCGCTGGCGCTGCCGCCTCGACGAGCGAGGGCTCAAGcgaggagctcgacggcggcgccgccacgtgGGGCAGCCTGTGGAACCTCGACGACGTGGTGCACGACATGATGATCGactgcgccgccggcgccggctgctgCTGGGGTAGCTTCCCTCCGCTACAGGATAAAGGCCTCGCTTTCTACTAG